One Fibrobacter sp. UWH4 genomic region harbors:
- a CDS encoding TIGR02147 family protein: MMKSVVEYKDYREYVLDYYRERKRTSAFTWREFAKIAGFASGSYLKLVCDGKTRLREEGAKKTALAMGLLGFEYDYFILMVRYEGAKTDREKKKIFEEMQALSDAHHVKILGSDLYTFYETWKHSVVRELAVAMPGAKPHEIAKACRPAISAADVSASLSFLMKAGLLTRDIKGNYHQTNRSLTTGRLNVVAVAVHSLLRQMGEFALEALDKLPISERHFSGITMGVTKESYKKVVEEFARCRKRIVSIVADDKKIEKVCRLNMQLFPLTENLNCDPTDLGKGV; the protein is encoded by the coding sequence ATCATGAAATCGGTTGTTGAATACAAGGATTACCGCGAGTACGTACTCGATTACTACCGCGAACGCAAGCGGACCTCGGCGTTTACATGGCGCGAGTTCGCGAAGATTGCGGGTTTCGCATCGGGGTCGTACCTCAAGCTGGTTTGCGACGGCAAGACGCGTCTTCGGGAAGAAGGAGCGAAGAAAACGGCGCTTGCAATGGGGTTGCTCGGCTTCGAGTATGACTACTTTATTTTGATGGTGCGTTACGAAGGCGCGAAGACGGACCGTGAAAAGAAGAAGATTTTTGAAGAAATGCAGGCGCTGAGCGACGCACACCATGTGAAGATTCTCGGAAGCGATCTGTATACATTCTACGAAACATGGAAACATTCCGTGGTGCGTGAACTGGCGGTTGCGATGCCGGGAGCAAAACCGCACGAGATTGCGAAGGCCTGCAGGCCCGCGATTTCTGCGGCCGACGTGAGCGCGAGCCTGAGCTTCCTTATGAAGGCGGGGCTCCTTACGCGCGACATCAAGGGCAATTACCACCAGACGAACCGTTCGCTTACAACGGGGCGCCTGAACGTGGTTGCCGTTGCGGTGCATTCGCTGCTCCGCCAGATGGGCGAGTTCGCGCTGGAGGCTTTGGACAAGTTGCCCATTTCGGAGCGCCACTTCAGTGGAATCACCATGGGCGTGACGAAAGAAAGCTACAAGAAGGTCGTGGAGGAATTTGCGCGGTGCCGCAAGCGCATCGTGTCGATTGTTGCGGACGACAAAAAGATTGAAAAAGTTTGCCGCTTGAATATGCAGCTTTTCCCGCTCACTGAAAATTTAAATTGTGACCCGACTGATTTGGGTAAAGGAGTATAA